One Oryzomonas sagensis DNA segment encodes these proteins:
- a CDS encoding efflux RND transporter permease subunit — MIEKIIEYSARNRVIVLMIFALIVAAGIWSVYKTPVDAIPDLSDNQVIVFTDYPGRSPQVVEDQVTYPLAVNLQGLPQVKAVRASSAFGFSMIYVIFEDKADIYWARTRVLERLNYAASLLPPGVVPTLGPDGTGVGHVFWYTIEGKGYDLEQLRTLQDWFVRYQLNTVQGVAEVASIGGYVREYQIDLDPNKLFAYNMKVGKVMEAVKASNKDVGGRLIEQADAEYLIRGRGYVQSKADLENIVVGADMRGTPIYVKNLGTVQMGGAIRRGMLDMNGEGEAVGGIVVMRYGENAKDVIDRVKVKIKDLEKGLPPGVKIAVSYDRSDLIERAIDTLKHNLLEESVVVSLVILVFLLHFQSALVIVLTLPISVLIAFITMKLMGVSSNIMSLGGIAIAIGVLVDAGVIMVENCYRHLSEMPPEERAGKRLEVVIASAKQVGRAIFFSLAIIVLSFVPVFLLEGQEGKMFHPLAFTKTFSMMGSAMIAITLVPVLMYFFMRGKMPPESANPVSTFFIKLYSPVIRWVLKWKKTTIALNLVALGIAVPLFMHLGSEFMPPLDEGSLLYMPVTLPNVSITEAKRLIQVQDTIIKSVPEVQHVLGKVGRAETSTDPAPVSMFESIIILKPKEQWRPGIKKADIVAELDGKLQQIGVRNGWTQPIINRINMLSTGVRTDLGVKIFGSDLNVLKDLAVQAEAILKPIPGAADVVAERVTGGNYIDIDIDREAAARYGVNVADVQDVIETALGGATLSTTVEGRNRFPIRIRYERDYRDSIPTIRQILVGSADGAQVPLAMVTKLKVSTGAPEINSEGGLLRSLVFLNVRGRDMGGFVNEAKQVLEKNLKLPPGYYVAWSGQWENQVRAKARLQVLIPMGMVIIFILLYFTFHSALEASMVMLSVPFALVGGVYLVSALGYNMSVAVWVGFIALYGIAVETGVVMVIYLHEALDKKLINGPCTEQDIYDATFEGAVLRLRPKLMTVAVALLGLVPIMWSTGTGADVMKPIAAPMIGGMLSSAVHVLIMTPVIFVLMKKRELRKGTLKYSGMKH, encoded by the coding sequence ATGATCGAAAAAATCATCGAATACTCCGCCAGGAACCGCGTCATCGTCCTGATGATCTTTGCCCTGATCGTAGCCGCCGGGATCTGGTCGGTCTACAAGACCCCGGTGGACGCCATCCCGGACCTGTCGGACAACCAGGTGATCGTGTTCACCGACTACCCCGGCCGTTCGCCCCAGGTGGTGGAGGACCAGGTCACCTATCCTTTGGCGGTCAACCTGCAGGGGCTGCCCCAGGTCAAGGCCGTGCGCGCCTCGTCGGCCTTCGGCTTCTCCATGATCTACGTGATCTTCGAGGACAAGGCGGACATCTACTGGGCCCGCACCCGGGTCCTGGAGCGGCTCAACTACGCCGCCTCCCTGCTTCCCCCCGGTGTGGTGCCGACCCTGGGCCCTGACGGCACCGGCGTGGGGCATGTGTTCTGGTACACCATCGAGGGCAAGGGGTATGACCTGGAGCAGTTGCGCACCTTGCAGGACTGGTTCGTGCGCTACCAGTTGAACACCGTGCAGGGGGTGGCCGAGGTGGCCTCCATCGGCGGCTATGTGCGGGAGTACCAGATCGACCTGGACCCCAACAAGCTGTTCGCCTACAACATGAAGGTGGGCAAGGTGATGGAGGCGGTCAAGGCCTCCAACAAGGACGTGGGGGGACGGCTGATCGAACAGGCCGACGCCGAGTACCTGATCCGGGGGCGGGGCTATGTCCAGTCCAAGGCCGACCTGGAGAACATCGTGGTGGGCGCCGACATGCGCGGCACGCCGATCTACGTCAAGAACCTGGGCACGGTCCAGATGGGGGGCGCCATCCGGCGCGGCATGCTGGACATGAACGGCGAGGGGGAGGCCGTGGGCGGCATCGTGGTCATGCGCTACGGCGAGAACGCCAAGGATGTCATCGACCGGGTCAAGGTCAAGATCAAGGATCTGGAGAAGGGATTGCCGCCGGGTGTGAAGATCGCGGTTTCCTATGACCGCTCCGACCTGATCGAACGGGCCATCGATACCCTGAAACATAACCTGCTGGAGGAATCGGTCGTCGTCTCCCTGGTGATCCTGGTGTTCCTGCTCCACTTCCAGAGCGCCCTGGTGATCGTGCTGACCCTGCCGATCTCGGTACTCATCGCCTTCATCACCATGAAGCTCATGGGGGTCTCCTCCAACATCATGTCCCTGGGAGGGATCGCCATCGCCATCGGCGTCCTGGTGGATGCCGGGGTGATCATGGTGGAGAACTGCTACCGCCACCTGTCGGAGATGCCGCCCGAGGAACGGGCCGGGAAACGTCTCGAGGTCGTCATCGCCAGCGCCAAACAGGTCGGCCGGGCGATCTTCTTCTCCCTGGCCATCATCGTGCTTTCCTTCGTGCCGGTCTTCCTGCTGGAGGGGCAGGAGGGAAAGATGTTCCATCCCCTGGCCTTCACCAAGACCTTCTCCATGATGGGCTCGGCCATGATCGCCATCACCCTGGTGCCGGTGCTGATGTACTTCTTTATGCGCGGCAAGATGCCTCCCGAGAGCGCCAACCCGGTCTCCACATTCTTCATCAAGCTCTACTCGCCGGTTATCCGCTGGGTGCTGAAATGGAAAAAGACCACCATCGCCCTCAACCTGGTGGCGCTGGGGATCGCCGTCCCCCTGTTCATGCACCTGGGGAGCGAGTTCATGCCGCCTTTGGATGAGGGGTCGCTGCTCTACATGCCGGTCACCCTGCCCAACGTCTCCATCACCGAGGCCAAGCGGCTCATCCAGGTACAGGACACGATCATCAAAAGCGTGCCCGAGGTGCAGCACGTCCTGGGCAAGGTCGGCCGTGCCGAAACCTCCACCGACCCGGCGCCGGTCTCCATGTTCGAGAGCATCATCATCCTCAAGCCCAAGGAGCAGTGGCGACCGGGCATCAAGAAGGCCGACATCGTGGCGGAACTGGACGGCAAGCTCCAGCAGATCGGCGTGCGCAACGGCTGGACCCAGCCGATCATCAACCGCATCAACATGCTTTCCACCGGGGTGCGCACCGACTTGGGGGTCAAGATCTTCGGCTCCGACCTGAACGTGCTGAAAGACCTGGCCGTGCAGGCCGAGGCGATCCTCAAACCGATCCCCGGAGCGGCCGATGTGGTGGCCGAGCGGGTTACCGGCGGCAATTACATCGACATCGACATCGACCGCGAGGCGGCTGCCCGTTACGGCGTCAACGTGGCCGATGTCCAGGACGTGATCGAGACCGCCCTGGGGGGCGCGACCCTCTCCACCACGGTTGAGGGGAGGAACCGCTTCCCCATCCGCATCCGTTACGAACGGGACTACCGGGACAGCATCCCGACCATCCGCCAGATCCTGGTGGGGAGCGCCGACGGCGCCCAGGTCCCCCTGGCCATGGTGACCAAACTCAAGGTTTCCACCGGCGCGCCGGAAATCAACAGTGAGGGTGGCCTGTTGCGTTCGCTGGTCTTTCTCAACGTGCGTGGCAGGGACATGGGCGGGTTCGTCAACGAGGCCAAGCAGGTGCTGGAAAAGAACCTCAAGCTGCCCCCCGGCTACTACGTGGCCTGGTCCGGGCAGTGGGAGAATCAGGTTCGCGCCAAGGCGCGTCTTCAGGTGCTGATACCCATGGGGATGGTTATCATCTTCATCCTGCTCTACTTCACCTTCCACTCGGCCCTGGAGGCCAGCATGGTCATGCTCTCGGTCCCCTTCGCCCTGGTTGGAGGCGTCTACCTGGTGTCCGCCCTGGGGTACAATATGTCGGTGGCGGTGTGGGTCGGCTTCATCGCCCTGTACGGCATTGCCGTGGAGACCGGGGTGGTGATGGTCATCTACCTGCACGAAGCGTTGGACAAGAAGCTGATCAATGGGCCATGCACGGAGCAGGACATCTACGACGCCACCTTCGAGGGTGCCGTGCTCCGCCTGCGGCCCAAGCTCATGACCGTGGCCGTGGCGCTTTTGGGCTTGGTACCGATCATGTGGTCCACCGGCACCGGGGCCGACGTGATGAAGCCCATTGCCGCGCCGATGATCGGCGGCATGCTCTCCTCGGCGGTGCACGTGCTGATCATGACCCCGGTGATCTTCGTGCTCATGAAGAAACGTGAGTTACGGAAGGGGACACTGAAGTACAGCGGGATGAAACACTGA
- a CDS encoding polysaccharide deacetylase family protein gives MLGLLFGKIRVVYPALSVLLLSAVPVWATEPAPPLDALKQEVSARFSGRKPLQWGETVSGVRTRLDTRDRVVALTLDACGSGKGKGVDARLMDFLAQERIPATLFINARWIDANPELFKRLAANPLFEIANHGMWHKPASVTGRSVYGIKGTKDAGELVEEIERNARKIEAITGKRPKLYRSGTAYYDEVAVEVAGALGHEVAGFSILGDAGATYSAPKVTAALVKAVPGDIIICHMNHPESGTGAGIMAAVPELLRRGFHFVRMSDYPLK, from the coding sequence ATGTTGGGATTATTGTTCGGAAAGATCAGGGTGGTTTATCCGGCCCTATCGGTTCTGCTGCTGTCGGCCGTACCGGTGTGGGCAACGGAGCCCGCTCCTCCCCTGGATGCCTTGAAGCAGGAGGTGAGTGCCCGCTTCTCCGGCCGCAAGCCGCTCCAGTGGGGCGAGACGGTCAGCGGCGTGCGCACCCGTCTGGATACGCGAGACCGGGTGGTCGCCCTGACCCTTGACGCCTGCGGCAGCGGGAAAGGCAAGGGGGTCGATGCCCGGCTGATGGATTTTTTGGCGCAGGAGCGGATACCTGCCACCCTTTTCATCAACGCCCGCTGGATCGACGCCAACCCCGAGCTGTTCAAGCGCCTGGCCGCCAACCCGCTGTTCGAGATAGCAAACCACGGTATGTGGCACAAGCCGGCCTCGGTGACCGGCCGGTCGGTGTACGGCATCAAGGGCACGAAGGATGCAGGGGAGTTGGTGGAGGAGATCGAACGGAACGCCCGGAAGATCGAGGCGATCACCGGAAAGCGGCCGAAGCTCTATCGCTCCGGTACGGCCTATTACGACGAGGTGGCGGTGGAGGTCGCAGGCGCCCTGGGGCATGAGGTGGCCGGTTTCAGCATCCTGGGGGATGCCGGGGCGACCTACAGCGCCCCCAAGGTTACGGCGGCGCTGGTGAAGGCCGTCCCCGGGGATATCATCATCTGCCACATGAACCACCCGGAAAGCGGCACCGGGGCGGGGATCATGGCTGCTGTCCCGGAGTTGCTGCGTCGCGGTTTCCACTTCGTTCGCATGTCCGACTATCCGCTGAAATGA
- the sppA gene encoding signal peptide peptidase SppA — MRCAVLPFFLLLALFSGCAFVNVPLIPPPSPLAEQVFEGDGTKKILLLDISGTISEQEKPGGLLGRAAPSLVSLVRESLHKAEQDRAIAGVILRINSPGGTVTASDIIRHDITVFKKRRNVPVLACIVATGASGGYYVATAADEITAHPTAITGSIGVILMKFNVEGLLGKIGVEEQTVKSGDKKDIMSPFRKATPEEVRLGQEIIDQLYGRFLDVIMERPKNSLTRDELRKLADGRIYTANQALAAKLIDRIGYLDDVIAQIRTTVGDGKARVVSYYRPGSYKGSIYAGAAEKEGLAEALSGFDGFDSFGGSSFMYLWRP; from the coding sequence ATGCGTTGTGCCGTACTGCCGTTTTTCCTGCTGCTGGCGCTGTTCTCCGGCTGCGCCTTTGTCAATGTGCCGTTGATCCCGCCCCCCAGTCCCCTGGCCGAACAGGTCTTTGAGGGGGATGGGACCAAAAAGATCCTGCTGCTGGATATCAGCGGCACCATCTCGGAGCAGGAGAAGCCGGGCGGCTTGCTGGGACGCGCCGCCCCCTCCCTGGTGTCTCTGGTCCGCGAGTCGCTGCACAAGGCGGAACAGGACAGGGCGATCGCCGGCGTCATCCTGCGCATCAACTCGCCCGGCGGCACCGTGACTGCCAGCGATATCATCCGCCACGACATCACGGTGTTCAAAAAACGCCGGAACGTCCCGGTGCTGGCCTGCATCGTGGCCACCGGCGCGTCGGGGGGCTACTACGTGGCCACGGCGGCCGACGAGATCACGGCGCACCCCACAGCCATCACCGGCAGCATCGGCGTGATTCTCATGAAATTCAACGTGGAGGGACTGCTGGGCAAGATCGGGGTGGAGGAGCAGACCGTCAAGTCCGGGGACAAGAAGGATATCATGTCACCCTTCCGCAAGGCCACGCCGGAAGAGGTGAGGCTGGGGCAGGAGATCATCGACCAACTCTACGGGCGGTTTCTGGATGTGATCATGGAGCGGCCCAAGAACAGCCTGACGCGGGATGAACTGCGCAAGCTGGCCGACGGGCGGATCTATACCGCGAACCAGGCGCTGGCAGCAAAGCTGATCGACCGGATCGGCTACCTGGATGACGTCATCGCCCAGATTCGCACGACCGTGGGTGACGGGAAGGCGCGGGTGGTGAGCTATTACCGCCCCGGCAGCTACAAGGGGAGCATCTATGCCGGCGCGGCCGAAAAGGAAGGGCTGGCCGAGGCGTTGAGCGGCTTCGACGGTTTCGATTCCTTTGGGGGCAGCAGCTTCATGTATTTGTGGCGGCCGTAA
- the lpxD gene encoding UDP-3-O-(3-hydroxymyristoyl)glucosamine N-acyltransferase: MSKTLQELAEYLGGQVKGDPAAVITGLGTLDNAVEGQITFLANPRYGAKVGTTRAAAIVMPPTAETFGRNAIVVDNPYLAFAKLLTLFTSRPRSAKGVMAGAFVGRDVVIGKDASIYPGACIADGVRIGDRVTIHGNVSLYEGVVLGDDVTLHSGVSVREGCLLGSRVTIHNGTIIGGDGFGYAPNGKGWFKIPQIGNVVIEDDVEIGANSTVDRAALETTRIGRGTKIDNLVQVAHNCDIGEDCIIVAQAGIAGSARLGRHVTLGGQVAIVDHTVIGDNAMISGQSGVFGNVAAGAVLSGTPAMPHQARLKSAAIFPYLPEMRKTLAKLGSRMARVEERLEPAVAID, encoded by the coding sequence GTGAGTAAAACCCTGCAGGAACTGGCCGAGTATCTCGGCGGCCAGGTTAAGGGCGATCCCGCTGCCGTCATCACGGGGCTTGGGACGCTGGACAACGCGGTGGAGGGGCAGATCACCTTTCTGGCCAACCCCCGCTATGGCGCCAAGGTCGGGACGACCCGCGCCGCGGCGATCGTCATGCCTCCCACGGCAGAGACGTTCGGCCGCAATGCCATCGTGGTGGACAACCCCTATCTGGCGTTCGCCAAGCTGCTGACGCTCTTCACCTCCCGGCCGCGCAGCGCCAAGGGGGTCATGGCGGGGGCCTTTGTGGGCCGGGACGTGGTTATCGGCAAAGATGCCTCCATCTACCCCGGCGCCTGCATCGCCGACGGGGTGCGGATCGGCGACCGGGTGACCATCCACGGGAATGTATCGCTCTACGAGGGGGTGGTGCTGGGGGATGACGTGACCCTGCATTCCGGCGTATCCGTGCGCGAGGGGTGCCTGCTCGGGAGCCGCGTCACCATCCACAACGGCACGATTATCGGCGGCGATGGTTTCGGATATGCACCCAACGGAAAAGGATGGTTCAAAATCCCGCAGATCGGCAACGTGGTCATCGAGGATGACGTGGAGATCGGCGCCAATTCGACCGTTGACCGGGCCGCCCTGGAGACCACCCGTATCGGGCGCGGCACCAAGATCGACAACCTGGTGCAGGTGGCCCACAACTGCGATATCGGCGAGGATTGCATCATCGTCGCCCAGGCGGGCATAGCCGGGAGCGCCCGGTTGGGCAGGCACGTCACCCTCGGCGGTCAGGTGGCGATCGTCGATCATACCGTGATCGGCGACAACGCCATGATCTCCGGTCAGTCGGGCGTATTCGGCAACGTGGCGGCTGGAGCCGTATTGAGCGGCACCCCGGCAATGCCTCACCAGGCGCGGCTCAAGTCCGCCGCCATATTCCCCTATCTGCCGGAGATGCGCAAGACCCTTGCCAAGCTGGGAAGCCGCATGGCGAGGGTAGAAGAACGGCTGGAACCTGCCGTTGCCATAGATTAG
- a CDS encoding efflux RND transporter periplasmic adaptor subunit — MALNKKITIPLTLVVLAIVVASWLYKSGKLSKEAGWFKKDGHNHQEQSAKPLWTCPMHPFIIKDKPGACPICGMELIKKLNDAQATTTQTAAQKQQADMLGHVSLSPTQRVMANVATVEVKQEDLNREINAVGIVQYDQSRQAKVTAWIAGRIDKLHVGAVGAYVGRNRPVAEVYSPDLLASQQEYLLAVKSRDQLKNSPIPSISQNGDGLVQSAKQRLMLFGVKESQIAALERAGKPNIRLPIYTPLSGVVIEKLVQQGQYVNTGDVLFNIADLSRVWVEIEVYENEFPNIKIGQRVEIQSQSFPGKPFSGRIAFIYPFLDPKTRTVKARVEMANPGMKLKPDMFVRASIKIGLGKAIVVPVTAVMDTGKRQVAWVETSPGMFEPRAVQLGQRTDDKVQILSGLKSGDKVAVSGAYLIDSESQLKGGGGHETMPGMKMDDKKPAPTAPAAPAAPAKKDSLKMDDMKM; from the coding sequence ATGGCCTTAAACAAGAAGATAACCATCCCCCTGACCCTGGTGGTACTTGCCATCGTCGTCGCCAGTTGGCTCTACAAGAGCGGCAAACTGAGCAAGGAAGCCGGCTGGTTCAAGAAAGACGGGCACAACCATCAGGAGCAGAGCGCCAAACCGCTCTGGACCTGCCCCATGCACCCCTTCATCATCAAGGACAAACCGGGGGCCTGCCCGATCTGCGGCATGGAGCTGATCAAGAAACTCAACGACGCCCAGGCAACCACCACCCAGACCGCAGCGCAGAAGCAGCAGGCCGACATGCTCGGCCATGTCTCCCTTTCGCCGACCCAGCGGGTGATGGCCAATGTGGCCACGGTGGAGGTGAAGCAGGAGGACCTGAACCGGGAGATCAACGCCGTGGGCATCGTGCAGTACGACCAGTCACGCCAAGCCAAGGTCACGGCTTGGATCGCCGGCCGCATCGACAAGCTCCACGTGGGCGCGGTCGGTGCTTATGTCGGCAGGAACAGGCCGGTGGCCGAGGTCTATTCCCCCGACCTCCTGGCCTCCCAGCAGGAATACCTGCTGGCGGTGAAAAGCCGCGACCAGCTGAAGAACTCGCCCATCCCCTCCATCTCCCAGAACGGTGATGGGTTGGTGCAGTCGGCCAAACAGCGCCTGATGCTGTTCGGGGTCAAGGAGAGCCAGATCGCCGCGCTGGAACGGGCCGGCAAGCCCAACATCCGCCTGCCGATCTACACCCCCCTGTCGGGGGTGGTCATCGAAAAGCTGGTCCAGCAGGGACAGTACGTCAACACGGGCGACGTGCTGTTCAACATCGCCGACCTCTCCCGGGTATGGGTCGAGATCGAGGTGTACGAAAACGAATTCCCCAACATCAAGATCGGGCAGCGGGTGGAGATCCAGTCCCAATCCTTCCCCGGCAAGCCCTTCAGCGGCAGGATCGCCTTCATCTACCCCTTCCTGGACCCCAAGACCAGGACGGTCAAGGCGCGGGTGGAGATGGCCAACCCCGGCATGAAGCTCAAGCCCGATATGTTCGTGCGGGCGTCGATCAAGATAGGGTTGGGCAAGGCCATCGTCGTGCCGGTCACGGCGGTGATGGATACGGGCAAGCGCCAGGTGGCCTGGGTCGAGACCTCCCCCGGCATGTTCGAACCGCGTGCAGTGCAACTCGGCCAGCGCACCGACGACAAGGTGCAGATCCTCTCCGGCCTGAAATCCGGGGACAAGGTGGCGGTCTCCGGCGCCTACCTCATCGACTCGGAATCCCAGCTCAAAGGTGGCGGCGGTCATGAAACCATGCCCGGCATGAAGATGGACGACAAGAAACCGGCACCGACGGCACCGGCGGCTCCGGCGGCTCCGGCCAAGAAGGATTCGCTGAAGATGGATGACATGAAGATGTAG
- a CDS encoding helix-turn-helix domain-containing protein — translation MRDLKIGIKDMKESAEETRNILRQFDQGIFPEQPIERIYFNDFKTLLRYITPKRLVLLETLHKAGAMSINALAKLLNRSYKNVYDDIKVLELVGLVERDEQKRIFVPWNEIATTLRLAA, via the coding sequence ATGAGAGATCTGAAAATCGGTATAAAGGATATGAAAGAGTCGGCAGAGGAGACCAGAAACATTTTGAGGCAGTTCGATCAGGGAATTTTCCCCGAGCAGCCTATCGAACGGATTTACTTCAACGATTTTAAAACGCTCCTGCGGTATATCACGCCGAAACGCCTTGTGTTGCTGGAAACGCTGCATAAAGCCGGCGCAATGAGTATTAACGCGCTGGCGAAGCTCCTCAACCGAAGCTACAAGAATGTGTACGACGACATAAAGGTGTTGGAGCTTGTCGGGCTTGTTGAGCGCGATGAGCAGAAACGAATTTTTGTCCCCTGGAATGAGATAGCGACGACGTTGCGGCTCGCCGCCTGA
- a CDS encoding radical SAM protein has translation MLYADEKGNIYDHPELCMAGMNGTVPVLPEDVELIPLPEDSRMFTMPAMPPIAWDERKKSFVTLDSVREGKRTRRIQAVSAFMAPGYVRTLLPACDYSRKAVQLPLWSYTAVGWDEERDCFVVAASKVDSNSNWNPVNYDDRTLDPLVRQRLAEMPGNRLLEQLSRCALDYHCFAAKNLFYRRWEAPLPTSPVCNSACLGCISLQPSECCPSNHERIGFVPTPEEICQIALPHLEQAEQAIVSYGQGCEGDPILQADTIAEATRRLKKATSRGTINFNSNGSIPERVQLLCDAGMDSFRFSMNSVREELYNRYYRPKGYSFGDVLRSVAIAKQAGRFTMINYLVSPGVSDAPEEVEALLRFVGDTGIDMIQMRNLSIDPDFYNKEMGVEGKGIGMYRLLERLKREFPRLQFGYYNRTKENFFPEGFEQGWPIKG, from the coding sequence ATGCTGTACGCCGATGAAAAAGGCAATATCTACGATCACCCCGAACTGTGCATGGCCGGGATGAACGGCACCGTACCGGTGCTGCCCGAGGATGTTGAGTTGATCCCGCTGCCCGAGGACAGCCGGATGTTCACCATGCCCGCCATGCCGCCCATCGCCTGGGACGAGCGCAAGAAGAGCTTCGTCACCCTGGACAGCGTCAGGGAGGGGAAGCGGACGCGGCGCATCCAGGCGGTCTCCGCCTTCATGGCCCCCGGCTACGTGCGCACCCTGCTGCCGGCCTGCGACTATTCCCGCAAGGCGGTCCAACTGCCGCTCTGGTCCTACACCGCCGTGGGGTGGGATGAGGAGCGGGACTGTTTCGTGGTGGCCGCGTCCAAGGTGGACAGCAACAGCAACTGGAACCCGGTCAACTACGACGACCGCACCCTCGACCCGCTGGTGCGCCAACGGCTGGCGGAGATGCCGGGCAACCGCCTGCTGGAGCAGTTGTCCCGCTGCGCCCTGGACTATCACTGCTTTGCCGCGAAAAACCTCTTCTATCGCCGCTGGGAAGCGCCGTTGCCCACCTCGCCGGTCTGCAACTCGGCCTGCCTGGGGTGCATCAGCCTGCAACCGTCCGAATGCTGCCCGTCCAACCACGAGCGCATCGGCTTTGTGCCGACCCCGGAAGAGATCTGCCAGATCGCCCTCCCCCACCTGGAACAGGCCGAACAGGCCATCGTCTCCTACGGCCAGGGGTGCGAAGGGGACCCGATCCTCCAGGCCGACACCATCGCCGAGGCGACGCGACGCCTGAAAAAGGCCACCAGCCGCGGCACAATCAACTTCAACTCCAACGGCTCCATCCCGGAGCGGGTGCAGCTTCTGTGCGACGCGGGCATGGACTCCTTCCGCTTCTCCATGAACTCGGTGCGGGAAGAGCTGTACAACCGCTACTACCGTCCCAAGGGGTACAGCTTCGGGGACGTGCTCCGCTCCGTGGCCATCGCCAAGCAGGCGGGCCGTTTCACCATGATCAACTACCTGGTCTCCCCCGGCGTCAGCGACGCCCCGGAAGAGGTGGAGGCGCTGCTGCGCTTCGTGGGCGACACCGGCATCGACATGATCCAGATGCGCAACCTGTCCATCGACCCGGATTTTTACAATAAAGAGATGGGGGTAGAGGGCAAGGGGATCGGCATGTATCGGCTGTTGGAGCGGTTGAAGCGGGAATTTCCCCGGTTGCAGTTTGGGTACTACAATAGGACCAAGGAGAATTTCTTTCCGGAGGGATTTGAGCAGGGGTGGCCGATCAAGGGATAG
- a CDS encoding type 1 glutamine amidotransferase, with translation MFHIIQNDPEVPPGNITDHLQAMGIAAKVCHAYRNEPLPAPEETQGVIVLGGAMCANDDQRHPFLTQVKGFIREMVAHRTPYLGICLGGQLLAAAMGGKVVANRWEELGTLEVELTTAGREDRLFTGCAPRLGTFQWHHDSFDIPPGAVLLAASPACPHQAFRIGPCAWGTQFHPEVTEEIIRAWCAWDSATRERADELVAAWRAEANYGATARRLLENFVGAA, from the coding sequence GTGTTCCACATCATCCAGAACGACCCGGAGGTTCCACCGGGCAACATCACTGACCACCTTCAGGCTATGGGTATTGCGGCCAAGGTCTGCCACGCCTACCGCAACGAACCGCTGCCCGCGCCGGAGGAGACGCAGGGGGTGATCGTCCTGGGGGGCGCCATGTGCGCCAACGACGATCAGCGCCACCCCTTTCTCACCCAGGTAAAGGGCTTCATCCGGGAGATGGTGGCCCACCGCACCCCCTACCTGGGGATCTGCCTGGGGGGGCAACTGCTGGCGGCGGCCATGGGGGGGAAGGTGGTAGCGAACCGTTGGGAGGAGTTGGGGACGCTGGAGGTGGAACTGACAACGGCGGGGAGGGAGGACCGGCTCTTTACGGGGTGTGCCCCCCGGCTCGGCACCTTCCAGTGGCATCACGACAGTTTCGACATTCCCCCTGGGGCGGTCCTGCTGGCCGCTTCCCCGGCCTGCCCGCACCAGGCTTTCCGTATCGGGCCGTGCGCCTGGGGCACCCAGTTCCATCCCGAGGTGACCGAAGAGATCATCCGCGCCTGGTGCGCCTGGGACTCGGCCACCCGGGAGCGTGCCGACGAACTGGTGGCCGCCTGGCGGGCCGAGGCAAACTATGGTGCAACTGCACGGCGCTTGCTGGAAAATTTCGTGGGGGCGGCCTGA
- a CDS encoding Na+/H+ antiporter NhaA — MKRRLNLLLEFSVPMLTGVAVALAWANLAPAGYYAFLHQPLAGGLTFHFITNELFMVLFFGIAAVEITQSCLPGGALNPPSRAVNPLLGTMGGVLGPVAVYLGLNALVGGPELRNGWGIPTATDIALAWLVARAVFGAAHPAVSYLLLLAVADDAVGLAIIAVFYPDPSHPVAPLWLLLTALGMLVAYGLRRLKVTSYWPAVICGGALSWSGLHHAHLHPALALVFIVPFLPHSRRETKLLFEEDPADRSPLARFEHEWKAVVDVGMFLFGLANAGVGFSSLGTATWLVLAALLCGKSLGIFGFGCLATRFGFGLPRGMHRSDLLVAGIIAGTGFTVALFVAGEAFADPSLQGAAKMGAMLSITAAGIGMVAARLLRVKKHY; from the coding sequence ATGAAACGACGCCTCAACCTGCTGCTGGAATTTTCCGTGCCCATGCTCACCGGCGTGGCGGTTGCCCTTGCCTGGGCCAACCTGGCCCCGGCCGGGTATTACGCCTTCCTGCACCAGCCGCTTGCAGGGGGGCTCACCTTCCACTTCATCACCAACGAACTGTTCATGGTGCTCTTCTTCGGCATCGCCGCGGTGGAGATCACCCAGAGTTGCCTGCCGGGGGGCGCCCTCAATCCCCCCTCCCGGGCCGTCAACCCGCTTCTGGGCACCATGGGGGGCGTGCTGGGGCCGGTGGCGGTCTACCTGGGGCTGAACGCCCTGGTGGGCGGGCCGGAGTTGCGCAACGGGTGGGGCATCCCCACGGCCACGGATATCGCCCTGGCCTGGCTGGTAGCCCGGGCCGTCTTCGGCGCGGCTCACCCGGCCGTCTCCTATCTGCTCCTTCTGGCCGTGGCCGACGATGCGGTGGGGCTGGCCATCATCGCCGTCTTCTACCCCGATCCCAGTCACCCGGTGGCGCCGTTATGGCTGCTGCTGACCGCCCTGGGGATGCTTGTCGCCTACGGCCTGCGCCGCCTCAAGGTCACAAGCTACTGGCCCGCCGTGATCTGCGGCGGCGCCCTGAGCTGGAGCGGCCTGCACCACGCCCATCTCCACCCCGCCCTGGCCCTGGTCTTCATCGTCCCCTTCCTGCCCCACAGCCGCCGCGAAACCAAGCTGCTCTTCGAGGAGGACCCGGCCGACCGCTCGCCCCTTGCACGGTTCGAGCACGAATGGAAGGCGGTGGTGGACGTGGGGATGTTCCTGTTCGGCCTGGCCAATGCCGGGGTCGGGTTCTCCAGTCTGGGGACCGCCACCTGGCTGGTGCTGGCGGCCCTGCTCTGCGGCAAGAGTCTGGGCATCTTCGGTTTCGGCTGCCTGGCGACCCGGTTCGGCTTCGGCCTGCCGCGGGGGATGCACCGCAGCGACCTCCTGGTGGCCGGCATCATCGCCGGCACCGGCTTCACCGTGGCCCTGTTCGTGGCGGGTGAGGCCTTCGCCGACCCGTCACTCCAGGGGGCGGCCAAGATGGGGGCCATGTTGAGTATCACCGCGGCCGGAATCGGCATGGTTGCCGCGCGGCTGTTGCGCGTCAAGAAGCATTACTAG